From one Delphinus delphis chromosome 21, mDelDel1.2, whole genome shotgun sequence genomic stretch:
- the LOC132417540 gene encoding meiotic nuclear division protein 1 homolog: MSKKKGLSAEEKRARMMEIFFETKDVFQLKDMEKIAPKEKGITAMSVKEVLQSLVDDGMVDCERIGTSNYYWAFPSKALHARKRKLEVLESQLSEVNQKHANLQKNIEKARIGRHETEERTLLAKELSSLRDQREQLKAEVEKYKECDPQVVEEIRQANEVAKEAANRWTDNIFAIKSWAKRKFGLEENKIDKNFGITEDFDYID, translated from the coding sequence ATGTCAAAGAAAAAAGGACTAAGTGCAGAGGAAAAGAGAGCCCGcatgatggaaatattttttgagacgaaagatgtatttcaattaaaagacatGGAGAAGATTGCTCCCAAAGAAAAAGGCATTACTGCTATGTCAGTAAAAGAAGTCCTTCAAAGCTTGGTTGATGATGGTATGGTTGACTGTGAGAGGATTGGAACATCTAATTATTATTGGGCTTTTCCAAGTAAAGCTCTTCACGCCAGGAAACGTAAGCTGGAGGTTCTGGAATCTCAGTTATCTGAGGTAAACCAAAAGCATGCAAACCTGCAGAAAAACATCGAGAAAGCTAGAATTGGCCGACATGAAACGGAAGAGCGAACCTTGCTAGCAAAAGAGCTTTCTTCACTTCGAGACCAAAGGGAACAGCTAAAGGCTGaagtagaaaaatacaaagaatgtgACCCGCAAGTTGTGGAAGAAATACGTCAAGCAAATGAAGTGGCCAAAGAAGCTGCTAACAGATGGACTGATAACATATTTGCAATAAAATCTTGGGCCAAAAGAAAATTTGGGCtcgaagaaaataaaattgataaaaattttgGAATTACAGAAGACTTTGACTACATAGATTAA